A genomic stretch from Mesoplodon densirostris isolate mMesDen1 chromosome 3, mMesDen1 primary haplotype, whole genome shotgun sequence includes:
- the BTNL9 gene encoding butyrophilin-like protein 9: MDFPVSLDSYQRVRLPSSLSFLTHLLLLLQPGEMHSEEVRVVGHGEPILAHVGDEVEFSCHLSPYRDAEHMEIRWFRSQASDVVHLYRERQEFYGQQMAQFQNRTKLVTDEIADGSVTLRLHPVVPDDEGPYGCRFLSSDFTGEAVWELEVAGLGSDPHISLEGFKQGGIQLRCSSSGWYPKPQSQWRDRQGRCLPPETEVIVKDAQGLFSLETSVVVQGGAHSNVSCSIQNPLLGQKKEFVVQIADVFLPGTSPWKRAFLGTLMGPLILLALLPTLALYFFRKQRRSQEKLKKQAEKDKGKLTEELGKLQAELDWRRAEGQAEWRAAQQHAVDVTLDPGSAHPSLEVSEDGKSVSSRRMAPDSAAADPQRFSEQMCVLSRERFSTGRHYWEVHVGRRSRWFLGACLAAVPRAGQARLSPAGGYWVMGLWNGCEYFVLDPHRVALTMRVPPRCVGIFLDCEAGKLSFFNVSNGSHIFTFTDTFSGTLCAYFRPRAHDGSEHPDPLTICPLPVREKRVPEEEDNDTWLQPYEPSDPALAM; this comes from the exons ATGGATTTCCCAGTCTCCCTGGACTCCTACCAGCGAGTACGTCTTCCCAGCAGTCTCTCCTTCCTCActcacctcctcctcctgcttcagCCCGGGGAGATGCACTCAG AGGAGGTCAGAGTGGTAGGCCATGGGGAACCCATTCTGGCACACGTCGGGGATGAGGTGGAATTCTCGTGCCATCTGTCGCCGTACCGGGACGCCGAGCACATGGAGATCCGCTGGTTCCGGAGCCAGGCCTCAGACGTGGTGCACCTGTACCGGGAACGGCAGGAGTTCTATGGACAGCAGATGGCGCAGTTCCAGAACAGGACCAAACTTGTCACGGACGAGATCGCTGATGGCAGCGTGACCCTGAGGCTCCACCCCGTGGTCCCCGACGACGAGGGTCCATACGGGTGCCGCTTCCTCTCCAGCGACTTCACTGGGGAAGCAGTCTGGGAGCTGGAGGTGGCAG GGCTGGGCTCGGACCCTCACATCTCCCTTGAGGGCTTCAAGCAGGGAGGCATTCAACTAAGGTGCAGCTCCAGTGGCTGGTACCCCAAGCCACAGTCTCAGTGGAGAGACCGTCAGGGACGATGCCTGCCTCCAGAGACTGAAGTCATCGTCAAGGATGCCCAAGGCCTGTTCAGTCTGGAAACCTCTGTGGTCGTCCAAGGGGGGGCCCACAGCAACGTGTCCTGCTCCATCCAGAACCCCCTCCTGGGCCAGAAGAAAGAGTTCGTGGTCCAGATAGCAG ACGTATTTTTACCCGGAACCTCTCCCTGGAAGAGAGCTTTCCTCGGGACTCTGATGGGACCGCTGATCCTCCTGGCTCTCCTCCCGACGCTGGCGCTGTACTTCTTCCGGAAGCAACGGAGGTCCCAAG AAAAGCTGAAGAAGCAGGCGGAGAAGGACAAAG GGAAACTCACAGAAGAGCTGG GGAAACTTCAAGCGGAGCTGG ACTGGAGAAGGGCTGAAGGCCAGGCTG AGTGGAGAGCAGCCCAACAACATGCAG TGGATGTGACCCTGGATCCTGGCTCCGCCCACCCCAGCCTGGAGGTCTCCGAGGATGGCAAGAGCGTGTCCTCCCGCAGGATGGCGCCAGACTCAGCGGCCGCTGACCCGCAGCGGTTCTCCGAGCAGATGTGCGTTCTAAGCCGGGAGCGCTTCTCCACGGGCCGCCACTACTGGGAGGTGCACGTGGGCCGCCGCAGCCGCTGGTTCCTAGGGGCGTGCCTGGCAGCGGTGCCGCGCGCAGGGCAGGCGCGCCTGAGCCCGGCGGGTGGCTACTGGGTGATGGGGCTGTGGAACGGCTGCGAGTACTTCGTGCTGGACCCGCACCGCGTCGCGCTCACCATGCGCGTGCCACCCCGGTGCGTGGGCATCTTTCTGGACTGCGAGGCGGGAAAGCTGTCCTTCTTCAATGTATCCAATGGCTCCCACATCTTCACCTTCACGGACACCTTCTCTGGGACACTCTGCGCGTATTtcaggcctagagcccatgacgGCAGCGAACACCCAGATCCACTTACCATCTGCCCATTGCCAGTTAGAGAGAAACGCGTCCCCGAAGAGGAGGACAATGACACCTGGTTACAACCCTATGAGCCCTCGGACCCCGCCCTGGCCATGTGA